The DNA sequence GCCGGCCCGGCAATCGGCGCCGATGTCGATGCCCTGCTCCTCGAAGGCATGCAGCAAGGAGGCTTGCCCTTCGTACGCAAAGCCGCGATCCGGCTCCAGTTCGATCCTGTACGACGCGGTGGCGTCGATCCGCCCGCGCAATCCGAACGATTCGTGGTGCAGCCGATCCGGGCTGAAACCGAGGCCGGCGAGCCCCTGCA is a window from the Burkholderiales bacterium genome containing:
- a CDS encoding 2Fe-2S iron-sulfur cluster-binding protein, which encodes QGLAGLGFSPDRLHHESFGLRGRIDATASYRIELEPDRGFAYEGQASLLHAFEEQGIDIGADCRAGHCGACRLHVASGKVRWLLAAPPGLAADEILACCCVPETDLKLKAPMPA